Genomic window (Rhododendron vialii isolate Sample 1 chromosome 4a, ASM3025357v1):
ACATCAAGCAAATGAATAGTAGAATATTGAATCTTCTTCAACATTTTGTGATCCTCTAGTCAAATGGTACGCTAAACCTGTCACAATTAGAAATGTGTCTTTTCTATCTGATAACGGTAATTTACTAATTCTAGAATTTTCTTCATTCCGCAAGAATCCAAGCTTTATGCAAGAGAGAGTGCCTCATCCATCAGGTCAATCACATTCACTTCGTCTTCTGAAACTGCAACATCTATTTCTGTAAAAGATTACAAGAAGTCAACAAATGTATATCACGTTATTTACCGTACAACAACGAAAACGTTCCTTGTTATAATTGAGGAAGTTGAACTAAAAACCTCAACCATCCATGATCAGTAGAATCAATGGGCTGCCGCGGTTGCCACTCGATTCACACAAGGCCTAAACTGCAACTAAATTCTAGCATCACAATCGGTAGAATgagataaagaaaagagaagttACAATTCACGATGACAAGTCTTAGAACTCTCAAATCATGACTTTTCAACTATCATCCGGCAGACCGGTTCAATCAACTCTTACGGGGCTAGACGGCCAGCTTGTACGAAGCTTTATTCCAACTTTAAATGATTTCCTAGCTAGAGGATGTTGGGATTAGTCCTCCAAGGATTAGTCTACAGACTTTCGTGCAACAGTAGCTATATATTATCACATGGTCTACAGActtttaattcttctaattGGTAGCCTTTTTCCTTTCACTACCACTAATTGCACTCGAAATTTTCTTCGATTACTTGCCCTTCGTGTACTTCTTGGAATTTAAAAGTAACCAAACTTAATCGCCAAGAAAGATACAAGAAGTCAGCTTCATGCATTTTCTTCCCCCTTCGATTAAATTAGAAAATCAACCAAAGAAATGTTTGAAACACATCAATGGCCGGCTTTGCTATACCACTTCTCCTCTGCTACACAATCTTGTCAACCTCAATTCCCCTCACCACTCCAACGGACATCATCACCCCAACTCAAACCACCGGAGTAACCGACACCGTAGTTTCCGCTGGCGGCAACACTGAGCTCGGGTTCTTCACTCCCAGCGGCAAGCCCAACCACTGGTACTTAGGAATATGGTACAAGAAAATCTCCACCAGAACTGTTGTTTGGGTCGCCAATAGAGAAATCCCACTAACTGATTCACTTGGCATTTTACAACTAACCCAAGAAGGCAATCTCCAACTTGTTAACAGCAGTGGGAGTATAATTTGGTCATCGAATGTATCACGACCGGTTCAGAATCCGGTTGCCCAATTACTAGACACCGGAAATCTCGTGGTGAGAGAAGGAAATGACACTAACCCGGAAAATTTCTTTTGGGAAAGTTTCGATTTTCCCACGGATAATCTCCTAGCAGGGATGAAATTCTGGAGGAATTTGAAATCCGGTCTGGACCGGTACCTAACATCGTGGAGGAGCACGGATGACCCGGCTCCGGGTAATTTCACGTACCGGCTTGACCTGAGGGGGTACCCGGAATTGATATTGAGGAGTGGGGATACGGTGCAGTTTCGGTCTGGGCCGTGGAATGGGCTTCGGTTCAGCGGTTTTAATATGCTGGTACCCAATCCGGTTTACACATTCGGGTTCGTTTTTAACCAGGAGGAGGTGTACTATTACTTTGAGCTGGTGAATGTTTCTGTTGTGACGAGGTTGGTTTTGAACCCGAGTGGGTTGATCCAGCGGTTCACTTGGGTGGACCGGACCCGGGGTTGGGTCTTATACTCGTCGGCTCAAACGGATAACTGCGACAGCTATGCACTGTGTGGGGTGTACGGTAGCTGTAATATTAACAGGTTAAAAAACTAAACGAGTTTTTGATTGGTTTGGGAcctattattttcttacattgAGCTCATGCACATAGAGATAACACAATATCAAACTTCCTCTCCTATTTTAAGAACGTTAGATAACTTAGATTTAGAGAATTGGGTATTTGAAATGGgtgtaaattacttattttcaattgccATATATCTTGTTTTTGTGGGGCATTTGAAAACACCTCAGGACACAAACTGAGGAGGTGTGGTTGGCAGGGTTTGAACCACCTCGTAAGCAAGAATGTTCAGTAGAGAGTAATCTTGTTATGGTGACCACATTTATATGCTATGTTATATGTAGTATGCTATGTTATATGTGTTTTATGACAATAAGTATGTCATATGTTACCAACTGTGGTGATGGGTCTAATAGTTGTGAGCCTGCCACTATGGTTTCAGTGAGATTACGATCAGGTTATGACTTCAGTCTGTCTTGAGAAACCGCTTTAGACTTGTCTTGAGATTACAATTTGTCCCCTAGGTGTTGTTTTTATCGAGGTCCATCTAGGTTCTTGTCAGGCAACACGCTGGATAGGAGCTCCTTTAGCCGATAACACATCATATACTTCCGACACAACTCATAAGTTAGAAATCAGATAATACACAAAGACCGCATCTAAACATAGTCCTGATATCACTAAGGTGTAAATGTAGGAGTTGTATGTTTCTGAACAAATTCTCTTCCAAATTGTTTGAATGTGAAAGGTTAATATGGCCCTAATGTCCCCAAAATAGGTCACCTCCATGCTGGTGCCTGAATGGGTTTGTGCCGAATTTTCCACAAGACTGGGACAAGGCCGATTGGTCCCAAGGGTGCGTTCGAAGGGTGCAATTGGACTGCTTGGGAGATGGGTTTGTGCAGTATAGTGGGGTGAAATTGCCAGACACAAAGGGTTCATGGTTCAATGTAACCATGAGCCTAGAAGAATGCCAGAGGGTGTGTTTGGAGAATTGCAGTTGCACTGCTTATACGAGTTTAGATGTCAGAGGAGGAGGAAGTGGGTGCTTGCTCTGGATTGGTGATCTGATTGATATACGGGAGTACAACGAAAATGGGCAAGATCTTTACATTCGGATGGCTGCTTCAGAATTAGGTATGTACTGTAACTAACTACTGCATACAACTAATTAAACCACACTTAGACCTACGATGAGACATTGGGTTtctcttttccaaaaaatttctccattttcCTCGATGCATGACTGTGTCTGTTCTAGATTTCTTTGTAACTGCTTTGAGACATGTGAAAACAATTTTcagaaagagaaaatttgatATGCGCGGCATCTGTACTAAGCTTTGATGGTGCCTAAAGCAAAGACCAATGATTGACAAAGCTTAAAACAGTCTTAGATTCTTAATACTGTACACTATCTATGAGAACAGATAACCGTACCAAAGCATGTTTAAAGTACCCTTGTGAAATCATTAACAATCCTTTCATGTAATCCTGCTTTCATGGTTTTGTTCATAACCTATAGAGTATAGAGGGACACTGCTCACAGCAGTCTTAAGAAAAGCACAAGTAGTTAAGGCTTTTGTAtctatttcttcttctccttgtaCTTTTGCCAGTCTTGGAAAAAAGCACAAGTAGCCAAGGCAGTAAGGCTTTTgtgtctctttcttcttctccttatGTTTTTTGACATCTTTGTTTTCGCCATATCAActtaaatttttgtttctttggggTGCTATAATTAATTAGGAATTTGTTAATGGGGTTACTTGCATGTTTATCAAGATACCAATGCTGGCTCCACtgcaaagaaaaaggaaaaagtagCCATAGCTGCCTCTGTAGTAACTGGGGGTTTGCTATTTCTTGGTCTATCTCTGATCCTGTGGATGTGCAAGAGGAAACAAAGGCTGAAAGGcaagtcttcttctttttttttttccaagcttATGTCTTTCCTACCATTTAATTTTGGCCACTGACTTGTTTGTTTCCAAACAAAACTATTGCAACGAGAGTAGAAAACAAGAAGGGCAGTTGTAACATTTCTAGTACATTTCAATAGATAAATGTTTCCCTCCTCATTGCCCTTGTATGCAGCCAGAAGAACGCCCAGTAGAGGCTACATATACACAAGAGGGAGACAGAAGGAAGAACTAGAGTTACCACTCTTTGACTTGGCTACGATCTCTAAGGCCACCAATAACTTTTCTGAACATAATAAGCTTGGAGAGGGTGGATTTGGATCAGTGTACAAGGTAAAATTACGGTTTCTATGTAAGTTTAACCTTGAGAAGTAAACGACATTATCCAGTTTAAATATTGGTTACACCGAGGGAAAGTATATTATACTCTTATACAAGTAACAATCTCCATATATAGC
Coding sequences:
- the LOC131323141 gene encoding G-type lectin S-receptor-like serine/threonine-protein kinase At4g27290 isoform X4; the protein is MAGFAIPLLLCYTILSTSIPLTTPTDIITPTQTTGVTDTVVSAGGNTELGFFTPSGKPNHWYLGIWYKKISTRTVVWVANREIPLTDSLGILQLTQEGNLQLVNSSGSIIWSSNVSRPVQNPVAQLLDTGNLVVREGNDTNPENFFWESFDFPTDNLLAGMKFWRNLKSGLDRYLTSWRSTDDPAPGNFTYRLDLRGYPELILRSGDTVQFRSGPWNGLRFSGFNMLVPNPVYTFGFVFNQEEVYYYFELVNVSVVTRLVLNPSGLIQRFTWVDRTRGWVLYSSAQTDNCDSYALCGVYGSCNINRSPPCWCLNGFVPNFPQDWDKADWSQGCVRRVQLDCLGDGFVQYSGVKLPDTKGSWFNVTMSLEECQRVCLENCSCTAYTSLDVRGGGSGCLLWIGDLIDIREYNENGQDLYIRMAASELDTNAGSTAKKKEKVAIAASVVTGGLLFLGLSLILWMCKRKQRLKGKRTPSRGYIYTRGRQKEELELPLFDLATISKATNNFSEHNKLGEGGFGSVYKGILMEGQEIAVKRLSKDSRQGLDEFKNEVNYIAKLQHRNLVKILGCCFQLEEKMLVYEYMFNKSLDCFIFDEKRSMLLDWPNRFNIIIGIARGLLYLHQDSRLRIIHRDLKAENVLLDNEMNPKISDFGLARSFRGNETEAKTKKVVGTQ
- the LOC131323141 gene encoding G-type lectin S-receptor-like serine/threonine-protein kinase At4g27290 isoform X3, with translation MAGFAIPLLLCYTILSTSIPLTTPTDIITPTQTTGVTDTVVSAGGNTELGFFTPSGKPNHWYLGIWYKKISTRTVVWVANREIPLTDSLGILQLTQEGNLQLVNSSGSIIWSSNVSRPVQNPVAQLLDTGNLVVREGNDTNPENFFWESFDFPTDNLLAGMKFWRNLKSGLDRYLTSWRSTDDPAPGNFTYRLDLRGYPELILRSGDTVQFRSGPWNGLRFSGFNMLVPNPVYTFGSPPCWCLNGFVPNFPQDWDKADWSQGCVRRVQLDCLGDGFVQYSGVKLPDTKGSWFNVTMSLEECQRVCLENCSCTAYTSLDVRGGGSGCLLWIGDLIDIREYNENGQDLYIRMAASELDTNAGSTAKKKEKVAIAASVVTGGLLFLGLSLILWMCKRKQRLKGKRTPSRGYIYTRGRQKEELELPLFDLATISKATNNFSEHNKLGEGGFGSVYKGILMEGQEIAVKRLSKDSRQGLDEFKNEVNYIAKLQHRNLVKILGCCFQLEEKMLVYEYMFNKSLDCFIFDEKRSMLLDWPNRFNIIIGIARGLLYLHQDSRLRIIHRDLKAENVLLDNEMNPKISDFGLARSFRGNETEAKTKKVVGTHGYISPEYAVHGVYSMKSDVFSFGVLVLEILSGKRNRSFHHPDHDLNLLGHAWKLYIEGRPLELVDALVRESWFACEVLRSIHVGLLCVQQRREDRPSMSTVVVMLGGEGALPQPKQPAFFTETSPLEADLPESKNAAFSGNEGAISEIEAR
- the LOC131323141 gene encoding G-type lectin S-receptor-like serine/threonine-protein kinase At4g27290 isoform X2, with protein sequence MAGFAIPLLLCYTILSTSIPLTTPTDIITPTQTTGVTDTVVSAGGNTELGFFTPSGKPNHWYLGIWYKKISTRTVVWVANREIPLTDSLGILQLTQEGNLQLVNSSGSIIWSSNVSRPVQNPVAQLLDTGNLVVREGNDTNPENFFWESFDFPTDNLLAGMKFWRNLKSGLDRYLTSWRSTDDPAPGNFTYRLDLRGYPELILRSGDTVQFRSGPWNGLRFSGFNMLVPNPVYTFGFVFNQEEVYYYFELVNVSVVTRLVLNPSGLIQRFTWVDRTRGWVLYSSAQTDNCDSYALCGVYGSCNINRSPPCWCLNGFVPNFPQDWDKADWSQGCVRRVQLDCLGDGFVQYSGVKLPDTKGSWFNVTMSLEECQRVCLENCSCTAYTSLDVRGGGSGCLLWIGDLIDIREYNENGQDLYIRMAASELDTNAGSTAKKKEKVAIAASVVTGGLLFLGLSLILWMCKRKQRLKGKRTPSRGYIYTRGRQKEELELPLFDLATISKATNNFSEHNKLGEGGFGSVYKGILMEGQEIAVKRLSKDSRQDEKRSMLLDWPNRFNIIIGIARGLLYLHQDSRLRIIHRDLKAENVLLDNEMNPKISDFGLARSFRGNETEAKTKKVVGTHGYISPEYAVHGVYSMKSDVFSFGVLVLEILSGKRNRSFHHPDHDLNLLGHAWKLYIEGRPLELVDALVRESWFACEVLRSIHVGLLCVQQRREDRPSMSTVVVMLGGEGALPQPKQPAFFTETSPLEADLPESKNAAFSGNEGAISEIEAR
- the LOC131323141 gene encoding G-type lectin S-receptor-like serine/threonine-protein kinase At4g27290 isoform X1; translated protein: MAGFAIPLLLCYTILSTSIPLTTPTDIITPTQTTGVTDTVVSAGGNTELGFFTPSGKPNHWYLGIWYKKISTRTVVWVANREIPLTDSLGILQLTQEGNLQLVNSSGSIIWSSNVSRPVQNPVAQLLDTGNLVVREGNDTNPENFFWESFDFPTDNLLAGMKFWRNLKSGLDRYLTSWRSTDDPAPGNFTYRLDLRGYPELILRSGDTVQFRSGPWNGLRFSGFNMLVPNPVYTFGFVFNQEEVYYYFELVNVSVVTRLVLNPSGLIQRFTWVDRTRGWVLYSSAQTDNCDSYALCGVYGSCNINRSPPCWCLNGFVPNFPQDWDKADWSQGCVRRVQLDCLGDGFVQYSGVKLPDTKGSWFNVTMSLEECQRVCLENCSCTAYTSLDVRGGGSGCLLWIGDLIDIREYNENGQDLYIRMAASELDTNAGSTAKKKEKVAIAASVVTGGLLFLGLSLILWMCKRKQRLKGKRTPSRGYIYTRGRQKEELELPLFDLATISKATNNFSEHNKLGEGGFGSVYKGILMEGQEIAVKRLSKDSRQGLDEFKNEVNYIAKLQHRNLVKILGCCFQLEEKMLVYEYMFNKSLDCFIFDEKRSMLLDWPNRFNIIIGIARGLLYLHQDSRLRIIHRDLKAENVLLDNEMNPKISDFGLARSFRGNETEAKTKKVVGTHGYISPEYAVHGVYSMKSDVFSFGVLVLEILSGKRNRSFHHPDHDLNLLGHAWKLYIEGRPLELVDALVRESWFACEVLRSIHVGLLCVQQRREDRPSMSTVVVMLGGEGALPQPKQPAFFTETSPLEADLPESKNAAFSGNEGAISEIEAR